The Setaria italica strain Yugu1 chromosome IX, Setaria_italica_v2.0, whole genome shotgun sequence genome has a window encoding:
- the LOC101782547 gene encoding uncharacterized protein LOC101782547 has translation MRWPPPISHRRRPFLLLVLLVALYSIPGAFSLRHVTLNTVEIFTTHEWFGKPTVYFRCNGENKTNLPDVKEAHVLYAFKGEESWQPLAELPEKKCKRCGLYEEDAFKPADVFDEWEMCSSDFKDGKYTRFKENQFNATFLCPNCTASAGDHGNGEHSSEVETNKASVPVIIVVSVLASVLVIIALFGGYKYWQKKKRERDQARFLKLFEEGDDLEDELGLSNEF, from the exons ATGAGGTGGCCGCCGCCGATctcgcatcgccgccgccccttcctcctcctcgtcctcctcgtcgccctctACTCGATTCCTG GGGCTTTTTCATTGAGGCATGTCACGCTCAATACGGTTGAGATATTTACTACTCATGAATGGTTTGGCAAGCCAACAGTGTATTTCCGTTGCAATGGAGAGAACAAGACAAATTTGCCAGACGTCAAGGAGGCACACGTGCTCTATGCCTTTAAGGGTGAAGAATCATGGCAG CCATTAGCAGAGCTTCCAGAAAAGAAATGCAAGCGGTGTGGTCTGTATGAAGAGGACGCATTTAAACCTGCCGATGTATTTGATGAATGGGAGATGTGTTCTAGTGATTTCAAGGATGGAAAATATACCCGCTTTAAGGAAAACCAGTTCAATGCAACATTCCTATGCCCAAACTGTACTGCTTCTGCTG GTGATCATGGAAACGGTGAGCATAGCTCGGAGGTGGAAACTAATAAGGCATCTGTTCCAGTTATCATTGTAGTTAGTGTTCTTGCTTCAGTACTTGTCATCATTGCCTTGTTTGGGGGCTATAAGTActggcagaagaagaagagagagcgAGACCAGGCACGATTCCTCAAGCTCTTTGAAGAGGGAGATGACCTTGAAGACGAACTGGGGCTTAGCAATGAATTCTAA
- the LOC101782141 gene encoding uncharacterized protein LOC101782141: MSLAKKEEVCSHRLVPRLGEPAVGVPIKKRPVLLSDRSVASSMPLSIKPPSPVKDMPVSATGAGCGHESFFNIAKSDTNVITKGKGITDTQIQDHANRSFTSLSMTSGHGGLFNASSEIPSAESAARRFPPVVESQRQNFLALDLQLPSRQNGKDSNYGSIVKEEKVDQALSGLSSAEAHNNVHVASELNASSYSNSSDGRLPNLDLNVPLDPADSLEGLPTMHESGNGLFHHRTIQHQKAQVAPAAPISTTSNGVGQNVGSTVNMSNSFGLSHKCGPADVTLDLQLKPPTRPELGINWKGLVPAPELSLSLFGKPMDECKSLGAPNALFDSEIAGSSKKGSEETASTPGSDKVLVEKIVTPGPCNANPQDTTSATVSGIDQMTSHNLVKKEPEETPQQHILKGAEKAHLLERQSVVPASNCAESEMTDSPPQVPSRAGFDLNSEIFPNNGIHDGLNVATDNVPIPAESLLDITQAKTMPAVPEVEIDVKREESTNPVVAPVGGHSASLMEAKSLPSLSTVASPAVGLCESSSQPSVSTVCKPPARHVPVHADTTRRPCAANEACGALQGSSNPRAKSLLPNSRDNATIDGMSQGSAEMDCSDDEGNTVSRFPTTNKPHGESLGNGPTTKEDDINANNFCKELKKEQDSDMHEDCSSVTNKVNTQAVDGDKRIKTRVSVVSHAGEQGHRNEVFVTEKSKDKQSLNSGKNSPPTKTDNTMDDVKAATGSGSTDLQRPSALQKSTAPKLQPTRQSPKTSDLCLEKDRSSDIKSEMSPHGKQAASFNENHAKTAAVKMEHQTENEEVARHSDLQRRDSVLGKDSEVDGASSSQPHSECTKGKSAFEKLEHDKFQPDLCKTSPLQNERDGQLVGSHWRDLGHAYVNRNERWERFMESEREKNNGEWHGGRHASDMTNQRMTDHRGGWRGAGPRGHPRNFRGPRMRNEFADEPIGGRRRSFEDEPGHLNRVPHRRRRSPPPDSLMREVDIDGFHGREIPDHRLLAHGQIEDLPDDMMEDRFFMPRSHRHRGQGDHGFIQRDRSHSPAQRRGGHVHFHRGRSPEAMPRSPPLMRNERPYLSHCRHSRGHDERGGMQRNARRRGMEGDAFEPLLHPADLAELHAEEELTGRRKYTERRTYLRSSVSDEDEMLSYHTEDDMEFAEAGGGPREHDSRFRNRMAHDRARGEQEDGYRHRAHQGWRDGDSNDGRPKRRRY, encoded by the exons ATGTCACTAGCGAAGAAGGAAGAG GTTTGCAGCCACCGACTTGTACCGCGATTGGGTGAGCCGGCAGTTGGTGTGCCTATTAAGAAGAGGCCAGTTCTCTTGTCTGATAGATCTGTTGCGTCTTCCATGCCGCTCTCAATAAAGCCTCCTTCTCCAGTGAAGGATATGCCTGTTTCTGCTACAGGGGCAGGCTGTGGCCATGAATCATTCTTCAATATTGCTAAATCAGATACAAATGTGATCACCAAAGGTAAGGGAATCACTGATACTCAGATCCAGGACCATGCCAACAGGTCTTTTACTTCGCTATCAATGACCAGTGGCCACGGAGGGCTGTTTAATGCATCAAGTGAGATCCCTTCTGCGGAGAGTGCTGCAAGGAGGTTTCCACCAGTTGTTGAATCGCAACGTCAAAATTTTTTGGCTCTGGATTTACAGTTACCATCTCGTCAAAATGGCAAAGATAGTAACTATGGCTCTATTGTGAAGGAAGAGAAAGTAGACCAAGCTCTTTCCGGCCTTTCTTCAGCAGAAGCCCACAATAATGTTCATGTTGCAAGTGAACTCAATGCCTCTTCTTATTCTAACAGTAGCGATGGGAGACTACCTAACTTGGATCTGAATGTGCCGCTGGACCCAGCTGATTCACTTGAAGGTTTGCCTACAATGCATGAAAGTGGGAATGGGTTGTTTCACCATAGAACAATTCAGCATCAGAAAGCTCAGGTGGCCCCAGCGGCACCCATTTCTACAACAAGCAATGGAGTTGGTCAAAATGTTGGCAGTACTGTGAACATGTCTAATTCATTTGGGCTTTCTCATAAGTGTGGGCCAGCTGATGTTACCTTAGATTTGCAACTTAAACCACCAACTAGACCTGAGCTAGGGATAAACTGGAAAGGACTTGTTCCTGCTCCAGAACTGAGTCTATCTCTGTTTGGTAAGCCCATGGACGAATGCAAGTCTCTAGGTGCTCCTAATGCTTTATTTGATTCTGAAATTGCCGGAAGTTCCAAAAAGGGCAGTGAGGAGACAGCTTCTACACCGGGGTCAGATAAGGTGCTGGTTGAGAAAATCGTTACACCTGGGCCCTGCAATGCAAATCCACAGGATACTACATCAGCAACTGTTTCTGGAATTGATCAGATGACATCTCATAATTTGGTGAAGAAAGAACCTGAAGAAACACCCCAACAGCATATTCTTAAGGGTGCTGAAAAGGCACATCTATTAGAACGACAAAGTGTTGTGCCAGCTAGCAATTGCGCTGAATCTGAAATGACTGACAGTCCACCCCAAGTTCCCAGTAGAGCTGGGTTTGATTTGAATTCTGAAATCTTTCCGAATAACGGTATCCATGATGGGCTTAATGTAGCGACTGATAATGTTCCAATACCAGCTGAAAGTTTGCTTGATATTACCCAAGCTAAGACCATGCCTGCTGTTCCTGAAGTTGAAATAGATGTGAAGCGCGAAGAATCCACTAATCCTGTGGTAGCACCAGTAGGTGGTCATTCTGCATCATTAATGGAAGCAAAATCATTGCCTTCACTAAGTACTGTTGCCAGCCCTGCTGTTGGATTATGTGAATCTTCCAGTCAGCCCTCCGTTTCTACTGTTTGCAAACCACCAGCTAGACATGTTCCTGTTCATGCCGATACGACAAGGAGGCCCTGTGCTGCTAATGAAGCTTGTGGTGCATTGCAAGgttcctccaatcctagagctaaatctttgCTTCCTAATTCTCGGGACAATGCTACTATTGATGGTATGTCACAAGGGAGTGCTGAAATGGACTGTTCAGATGATGAGGGTAATACCGTTTCACGATTTCCAACTACAAATAAGCCTCATGGTGAGTCATTGGGGAATGGCCCGACCACTAAGGAGGACGATATCAATGCCAATAACTTTTGCAAAGAGCTAAAGAAAGAACAAGACAGTGATATGCATGAGGACTGCTCATCTGTGACAAATAAGGTCAATACGCAGGCTGTTGATGGTGACAAGCGTATTAAAACCAGAGTCAGTGTTGTCAGCCATGCAGGTGAGCAGGGGCATCGAAATGAGGTTTTTGTTACCGAAAAATCTAAAGACAAACAATCATTGAATTCAGGTAAGAATTCTCCGCCGACTAAAACTGACAATACCATGGATGATGTTAAGGCTGCCACAGGCTCTGGTTCAACAGATCTCCAAAGGCCATCAGCTCTGCAAAAATCTACTGCCCCTAAACTGCAACCTACTAGGCAATCTCCTAAGACTTCAGATTTGTGCCTTGAGAAGGATAGAAGCTCAGATATAAAGTCAGAAATGTCTCCACATGGCAAACAAGCTGCAAGTTTTAATGAGAACCATGCAAAAACTGCTGCTGTGAAGATGGAGCATCAGACTGAAAATGAAGAGGTCGCTAGACACTCAGATTTGCAACGAAGAGATTCAGTACTGGGCAAAGATTCAGAGGTCGACGGGGCTTCAAGCAGTCAACCACATAGTGAATGTACCAAGGGCAAGTCAGCATTTGAAAAGTTAGAACATGACAAATTCCAACCTGACTTATGTAAGACATCTCCTCTACAGAATGAAAGAGATGGACAGCTTGTTGGGTCACACTGGAGAGATCTGGGGCATGCTTATGTGAACAG GAATGAAAGATGGGAGAGGTTCATGGAGTCTGAGCGGGAAAAGAACAATGGAGAATGGCATGGTGGCAGACATGCATCTGACATGACCAACCAACGAATGACAGATCACCGTGGTGGTTGGCGGGGTGCTGGCCCCCGTGGCCATCCAAGGAACTTTCGAGGTCCAAGAATGAGAAATGAGTTTGCTGATGAACCTATTGGTGGCAGGAGACGCTCATTTGAAGATGAACCTGGGCATTTGAACCGGGTTCCACATAGGCGGCGGCGTTCACCACCACCCGACTCCCTCATGAGAGAGGTGGACATTGACGGCTTCCATGGGAGAGAGATTCCAGACCATAGGCTGCTGGCTCATGGGCAGATAGAAGATCTCCCAGATGACATGATGGAAGATAGGTTTTTTATGCCACGTTCCCATCGACACCGTGGCCAAGGTGACCATGGATTCATCCAGAGAGATAGGAGCCACTCCCCTGCACAAAGAAGGGGtggccatgtgcatttccaccgTGGACGATCACCGGAAGCAATGCCCAGATCACCGCCATTAATGCGAAATGAGAGACCATACTTGTCCCACTGCCGTCACAGTCGAGGCCATGATGAGAGAGGAGGCATGCAGAGAAACGCAAGGAGACGAGGCATGGAAGGGGATGCCTTTGAGCCACTACTGCATCCTGCTGATCTAGCTGAACTCCACGCAGAAGAGGAACTCACTGGTAGAAGGAAGTATACAGAGAGGAGAACATATCTTCGGTCTTCGGTCAGTGATGAAGACGAGATGCTCTCCTACCATACAGAGGATGACATGGAATTTGCTGAAGCCGGTGGGGGTCCACGGGAGCATGATAGCCGCTTCAGAAATAGGATGGCCCACGATAGAGCGAGGGGAGAGCAAGAGGATGGGTACAGGCACCGTGCCCATCAAGGTTGGCGAGATGGTGACTCAAATGATGGTAGGCCGAAAAGGAGGAGGTACTGA
- the LOC101752714 gene encoding uncharacterized protein LOC101752714, with amino-acid sequence MRQFSTHRAATGATRLPTKTLSKTRGKPSQSFDETQAASLQPAARAMKCWCVHAARGGAMATPLSSPFAPTTILRSPLRHRALLLPFPPRAASSGEDTAEAVADQEGPATTKTATADDDFEERVLRIKSRVGPKKRGARKKKAGASAPANAVTLPPVPLREPRSALGAPVEFGFTAYSERLNGALAALGLAAVLLVELGSGQALVKYHQPATLFLQAYTVAAAAALFVKYEKERISTWPGPPAK; translated from the coding sequence ATGAGGCAGTTTTCAACGCACCGTGCAGCCACCGGAGCCACTCGCCTACCAACCAAGACCCTATCCAAAACCAGAGGCAAGCCAAGCCAAAGCTTCGACGAGACGcaagctgcaagcctgcagccCGCCGCTCGCGCCATGAAGTGCTGGTGCGTGCACGCGGCCAGGGGAGGAGCCATGGCGACGCCGCTCTCCAGCCCCTTCGCCCCCACCACCATCCTCCGCTCCCCGCTCCGGCATCGCGCGCTGCTACTGCCGTTCCCTCCCCGCGCGGCCTCCTCCGGCGAGGACACCGCGGAAGCAGTGGCCGACCAGGAGGGCCCGGCCACCACCAAGACGGCCACCGCGGACGACGACTTCGAGGAGCGCGTCCTGCGGATCAAGTCCCGCGTCGGGCCCAAGAAGCGCGGCGCGCGCAAGAAGAAGGCTGGGGCGTCCGCGCCCGCGAACGCCGTGACGCTGCCGCCCGTGCCGCTGCGGGAGCCCCGGTCGGCGCTCGGCGCGCCCGTGGAGTTCGGCTTCACCGCCTACAGCGAGCGGCTCAACGGCGCGCTCGCGGCGCTGGGGCTCGCCGCGGTGCTGCTCGTGGAGCTGGGCTCCGGGCAGGCCCTGGTGAAGTACCACCAGCCGGCCACGCTGTTCCTGCAGGCGTACaccgtcgccgcggccgccgcgctgtTCGTCAAGTACGAGAAGGAGCGGATCAGCACGTGGCCGGGGCCGCCGGCGAAATGA
- the LOC101783367 gene encoding ABC transporter C family member 3, producing the protein MPSIAAAAMAATPTGEEPLDFFLQPLFLHGVSAAAHLILAVTVVGRFLFRRLPIFADRAKDSDVGGEAGRGVVGFRCYAVAVCTTWALAAFQLVLAAYSWYADAGAGWSRDAIAERGDAAARAVAWLLLAAYLQFGVGRRRHQERFPAPLRLWWALFMLLSVVAAGVHAAARLDGLLVPGRSWAHDAVSVVAAVVLLSAGFLGRRDRRGGHSSEEPLLIGAHEAADENSSSATDTSLLTGAGFLSVLTFSWMAPLLAVGHAKTLVLDDVPGLEPGDSVAGLLSRFKANLEALTGDGDSSGRNVVTAFKLTKALVRTVWWHVAVTAFYALVYNVATYVGPYLIDSLVQYLNGDERYASQGQLLVLVFIVAKVLECLSQRHWFFRLQQAGMRARSALVAVVYQKSLALSGQSRRSRTNGEMINIVSVDADRVDAFAWYMHEIWLLPLQVGMAMFILYSTLGLASLAALGATVVIMLANVPPGNMQEKFQEKLMDSKDVRMKATSEILHNMRILKLQGWEMRFLSKIIELRKTETNWLKKYLYTSATVTFVFWGTPTFVAVVTFGACMLMGIPLESGKVLSALATFRVLQEPIYGLPDFVQMLIKTKVSLDRIASFLCLEELPSDAVQRLPSGRSDFAININNGCFSWEASPEVTTLKDLNFKVRPGMRVAVCGTVGSGKSSLLSCILGEIPKLSGEVQICGTTAYVSQSAWIQSGKIQENILFGKEMNKEKYDRVLESCSLKKDLEILPFGDQTIIGERGINLSGGQKQRIQIARALYQDADIYLFDDPFSAVDAHTGSHLFKECLLGDLASKTVVYVTHQIEFLPSADLILVMKDGRIAQAGKYDEILGSGEEFMELVVAHKDALTTLDAIDAMNGGGNVSSSCSGTAKLKLSRSLSSSEKKEKANEDEGNAQSRQLVQEEETKKGSVGFWVYWNYLTVAYRGALVPFVLLAQILFQVLQIASNYWMAWAAPVSKDVEPPVSMSTLLYVYVALSLGSSWCVLVRSLFLATAAYKTATLLFNKMHMSIFRAPMSFFDSTPSGRILNRASTDQSEVDTNIADQMGSVAFSIIQLVGIVVVMSQVAWQVFVLFIPVFAACVWYQRYYIDTARELQRLVGVCKAPIIQHFAESITGLTTIRSFGKENQFVATNSHLIDAYSQPRFYNMGARYWLCFRLDALSALIFAFSLIFLINLPTGLINPGIAGLAITYGLNLNMLQARVVWGMCNLENKIISVERILQYISIPAEPPLYMSGDKLTHNWPSDGEIQLYNLHVKYAPQLPFVLKGLTVTFPGGMKTGIVGRTGSGKSTLIQAIFRIVDPTIGQIIIDGVDICTIGLHDLRSRLSIIPQEPTMFEGTVRSNLDPLGEYTDNQIWEALDCCQLGDEVRKKELKLDSPVIENGENWSVGQRQLVCLGRVILKRSKILVLDEATASVDTATDNLIQKTLRQQFLETTVITIAHRITSVLDSDMVLLLNNGVAIEHDTPTKLLEDKSSLFSKLVSEYTMRSTAYIDDE; encoded by the exons ATGCCCTCGATCGCCGCAGCCGCGATGGCGGCAACGCCGACCGGTGAGGAACCCctcgatttcttcctgcaacCGCTGTTCCTCCACGGCGTGAGTGCCGCGGCCCACCTCATCCTCGCGGTCACCGTCGTGGGGCGCTTCCtcttccgccgcctccccaTCTTCGCCGACCGCGCCAAGGACAGTGACGTGGGGGGAGAAGCCGGCCGCGGCGTAGTCGGGTTCCGGTGCTACGCAGTCGCAGTCTGCACCACGTGGGCTCTGGCGGCGTTCCAGCTCGTCCTGGCTGCGTACTCGTGGTATGCGGACGCTGGCGCCGGCTGGTCTCGCGACGCGATCGCGGAACggggggacgcggcggcgcgcgcggtggcgTGGCTGCTGCTCGCCGCGTACCTGCAGTTTGgcgtcggccggcggcggcatcaggAGCGGTTCCCCGCGCCGCTCAGACTCTGGTGGGCGCTCTTCATGCTGctctccgtcgtcgccgccggcgtccacgCGGCGGCGCGCCTCGACGGGCTCCTCGTGCCCGGTCGGTCGTGGGCGCACGACGCCGTCTCTGTTGTTGCAGCAGTGGTTCTACTCTCAGCCGGGTTCCTTGGAAGGAGGGATCGACGCGGCGGCCATTCTTCCGAGGAGCCTCTGCTAATCGGCGCGCACGAGGCGGCTGATGAGAACAGCAGCAGCGCCACCGACACATCCTTGCTCACTGGCGCCGGCTTTCTCAGCGTGCTCACCTTCTCGTGGATGGCGCCCCTGCTCGCCGTCGGCCACGCGAAGACCCTCGTCCTGGACGACGTCCCGGGCCTCGAACCCGGCGACAGCGTTGCTGGCCTGCTCTCCCGGTTCAAGGCGAACCTCGAGGCGctcaccggcgacggcgacagctCCGGCCGGAACGTCGTCACGGCGTTCAAGCTCACCAAAGCCCTGGTGCGCACCGTGTGGTGGCACGTCGCGGTGACCGCGTTCTACGCGCTGGTCTACAACGTCGCCACCTACGTCGGCCCGTACCTCATAGACTCCCTGGTGCAGTACCTCAACGGCGACGAGAGGTACGCGAGCCAGGGGcagctcctcgtcctcgtcttcATCGTCGCCAAGGTGCTCGAGTGCCTGTCGCAGCGGCACTGGTTCTTCCGCTTACAGCAGGCCGGGATGCGCGCGCGGTcggcgctcgtcgccgtcgtgtACCAGAAGAGCCTCGCGCTTTCCGGCCAATCGAGGCGGAGCCGCACCAACGGGGAGATGATCAACATCGTCAGCGTCGACGCCGACCGCGTCGACGCCTTCGCGTGGTACATGCACGAGATCTGGCTGCTGCCGCTGCAAGTAGGCATGGCGATGTTCATCCTCTACTCCACCCTCGGGCTCGCCTCGCTCGCGGCGCTCGGCGCCACCGTGGTCATCATGCTTGCCAACGTGCCCCCGGGAAATATGCAGGAGAAGTTCCAGGAGAAGCTGATGGACAGCAAGGACGTCAGGATGAAGGCGACGTCCGAGATCCTGCACAACATGAGGATTCTGAAGCTGCAGGGGTGGGAGATGAGATTCTTGTCCAAGATCATCGAGTTGAGGAAGACGGAGACCAACTGGCTAAAGAAGTACCTCTACACATCGGCCACGGTGACCTTCGTGTTCTGGGGGACCCCGACCTTTGTTGCTGTGGTGACCTTTGGAGCTTGCATGCTCATGGGGATCCCGTTGGAGTCAGGGAAGGTGCTGTCTGCATTGGCCACATTCCGGGTGCTGCAGGAACCGATATATGGCCTTCCTGACTTTGTCCAAATGTTGATTAAGACCAAGGTGTCCCTTGACAGGATAGCATCATTCCTGTGCCTCGAGGAGCTGCCGAGTGATGCTGTGCAGAGGCTGCCAAGTGGTAGGTCTGACTTTGCAATCAACATCAATAATGGGTGCTTCTCCTGGGAAGCCTCACCTGAAGTCACAACGCTGAAGGACCTCAACTTCAAAGTTAGGCCAGGCATGCGTGTTGCAGTTTGTGGAACAGTTGGCTCTGGCAAATCGAGCTTGCTATCTTGCATTCTTGGTGAGATTCCAAAGTTGTCTGGAGAGGTTCAGATCTGTGGGACGACAGCATATGTCAGTCAGTCGGCATGGATACAGAGCGGCAAAATTCAGGAGAATATACTGTTTGGAAAGGAGATGAACAAAGAGAAGTATGACAGAGTCCTTGAGTCATGCTCTCTGAAGAAAGACTTGGAGATCTTGCCATTTGGTGACCAGACGATCATCGGCGAGCGAGGCATCAACCTTAGTGGCGGGCAGAAGCAAAGGATTCAGATAGCCCGTGCTTTGTATCAGGATGCTGACATCTATTTGTTCGATGATCCATTCAGTGCAGTTGATGCGCATACAGGATCCCACCTTTTTAAG GAATGCTTGCTTGGTGATTTGGCTTCAAAAACAGTGGTTTATGTCACTCATCAGATTGAATTCCTACCTTCTGCAGATCTCATTCTT GTCATGAAAGATGGGAGAATAGCACAAGCAGGAAAGTACGACGAGATACTGGGTTCAGGGGAAGAGTTCATGGAGCTAGTTGTTGCTCACAAGGATGCTCTAACGACATTGGACGCGATTGATGCCATGAATGGTGGAGGCAATGTGTCCTCCTCTTGCAGTGGCACAGCAAAGCTGAAGCTATCAAGATCACTGTCATCATctgagaagaaagaaaaagccaACGAAGACGAAGGCAATGCTCAGAGTCGGCAGCTGGTGCAGGAAGAAGAAACGAAGAAAGGCAGCGTGGGGTTCTGGGTCTACTGGAATTACCTCACCGTAGCTTATAGGGGAGCTCTTGTACCATTTGTGTTGCTAGCGCAGATACTTTTTCAAGTACTTCAAATTGCAAGCAATTACTGGATGGCTTGGGCAGCTCCCGTGTCGAAGGATGTGGAGCCTCCAGTGAGCATGTCAACACTGCTCTATGTCTATGTCGCATTGTCTCTTGGAAGCTCATGGTGCGTCCTCGTAAGATCGCTGTTCCTTGCAACAGCTGCATACAAGACAGCGACTTTGTTATTCAACAAGATGCATATGTCCATATTCAGAGCTCCTATGTCTTTCTTTGATTCCACTCCGAGTGGGCGCATCTTGAATAGG GCTTCAACTGATCAAAGCGAAGTGGACACCAACATTGCTGACCAGATGGGCTCTGTGGCATTTTCCATCATTCAGCTTGTTGGAATTGTAGTGGTGATGTCTCAGGTCGCATGGCAGGTCTTTGTTCTTTTCATTCCTGTATTTGCTGCATGTGTCTGGTATCAG AGATATTACATTGATACAGCCAGGGAGCTGCAAAGGCTAGTAGGAGTTTGCAAAGCTCCTATCATACAACATTTTGCAGAATCAATAACAGGATTAACTACCATTAGAAGTTTCGGCAAGGAAAATCAGTTTGTAGCAACTAATAGCCATCTAATAGATGCCTACTCTCAACCAAGATTCTACAACATGGGGGCAAGGTATTGGCTTTGCTTCCGTCTGGATGCATTGTCAGCTCTTATATTTGCCTTCTCTTTGATATTTTTGATCAATCTGCCCACCGGTCTTATCAATCCAG GTATTGCTGGTCTTGCTATCACATATGGGCTTAATCTGAACATGCTGCAAGCCAGGGTTGTCTGGGGTATGTGCAATTTGGAGAATAAGATTATATCAGTAGAGAGAATTCTGCAATATATAAGCATTCCTGCAGAGCCCCCGCTTTACATGTCAGGAGATAAGTTGACTCATAACTGGCCATCTGATGGAGAAATTCAGCTCTACAATCTCCAT GTGAAATATGCCCCACAACTGCCGTTTGTTCTGAAGGGCCTTACAGTCACTTTTCCTGGGGGCATGAAGACAGGTATTGTTGGAAGAACAGGAAGTGGCAAATCAACCCTCATTCAGGCCATTTTCCGTATTGTGGACCCTACTATTGGACAGATAATAATAGATGGCGTCGATATTTGCACCATTGGACTGCATGATCTGAGATCCAGACTGAGCATCATCCCACAAGAGCCAACGATGTTTGAGGGAACTGTTAGAAGTAACCTCGATCCTCTTGGGGAGTACACTGATAATCAAATCTGGGAG GCCTTGGATTGTTGTCAGCTAGGGGACGAAGTTAGGAAGAAGGAGCTGAAGCTTGATTCACCAG TGATAGAGAATGGTGAGAACTGGAGTGTAGGCCAGCGTCAGCTTGTCTGTCTTGGTAGGGTAATTCTGAAACGGAGTAAGATCCTTGTTCTGGATGAAGCCACTGCTTCGGTGGATACTGCAACTGACAACTTGATCCAGAAAACGCTTAGGCAGCAGTTTTTGGAGACGACAGTCATCACCATTGCGCACAGAATTACTTCAGTTCTTGACAGTGACATGGTGCTCCTTCTTAACAACG GTGTAGCCATTGAGCACGACACGCCAACCAAATTGCTGGAGGACAAGTCGTCTCTGTTCTCAAAGCTCGTTTCAGAATATACAATGAGGTCCACTGCATACATAGATGACGAGTGA
- the LOC101782959 gene encoding uncharacterized protein LOC101782959, translating to MSRLAAAALRRSVVASRDPFSSLLAATAPASARLFSADASGEVAASAADSQNDPFLKSSSEGLAYGRFYSNIGGGNRIEKNMLKTDILHHLDRCGLSLDDVKIDYNRGFTPLGALLRFPSKAAFTTAIRQTSQIRLYKMDMISRDVWDLKQSFDGKAVLLQGVPRNALPEDIERFLCGTNFEPPPFESFLRPGVPEPIKMVLVKFRTKTDAMNAFITKNKSFCLNNQVSMRVLQ from the exons ATGTCGAggctcgcggccgccgccctccgccgcagcGTCGTCGCATCGAGGGATCCCTTCTCCTCGCTCTTGGCCGCTACCGCGCCGGCGTCCGCTCGGCTCTTCTCCGCGGATGCATCCGGCGAAGTCGCTGCCTCGGCCGCGGACTCGCAGAACGACCCTTTCCTCAAGTCATCCAGCGAAG GATTGGCCTATGGAAGGTTCTACAGTAACATTGGCGGGGGAAACCGTATTGAAAAGAACATGTTGAAAACTGACATTCTCCATCACCTCGACAGATGTGGATTGTCATTGGATGATGTGAAGATTGATTACAACAGGGGATTTACTCCTTTGGGCGC TTTATTGAGGTTTCCTTCAAAGGCAGCGTTTACCACAGCAATTAGGCAAACAAGTCAGATTCGTCTGTACAAGATGGACATG ATAAGTCGTGATGTGTGGGATCTCAAACAGTCTTTTGATGGAAAAGCT GTACTTTTGCAAGGAGTTCCACGGAATGCCCTGCCAGAGGACATAGAACGCTTTTTGTGTGGCACTAACTTTGAACCTCCGCCATTTGAAAGCTTTCTCAG ACCTGGTGTCCCAGAGCCCATAAAAATGGTGCTGGTTAAATTCCGTACAAAGACCGATGCGATGAATGCCTTCATTACCAAAAACAAGAGTTTCTGTCTGAACAATCAAGTTAGCATGCGTGTTCTTCAGTAA